A single region of the Triticum dicoccoides isolate Atlit2015 ecotype Zavitan chromosome 2B, WEW_v2.0, whole genome shotgun sequence genome encodes:
- the LOC119368847 gene encoding LRR receptor-like serine/threonine-protein kinase FLS2, producing the protein MLRALLLLLATAALLSGDAAAGTGSGDKPTPPCSPPDRAALLGFKAGITADTTGILATWAGDDCCGGGWEGVACDAATGRVVSLRLESQRGRHMAGAISPSLGGLEFLESLVIRDMGRLVGAVPDALSRLTRLQQLYLEGNALAGGVPGKALSKMTSLRYLSLAGNRLEGPLPPELGRLRGLEQINLAGNRLTGGIPSSYGNLSSLAYLDLSGNLLSGVVPEFVGQRFKSLALLDLSNNSFSGELPASLYTLRDLADLSLSHNKIAGRIPPQIGSLRSLNSLALDDNLLAGPIPKSLFGLPKLWRLDLSKNKLNGALPDFAGGGSLKWLDVSRNAIGGQIPSSISKLHGLERLDISRNRVGGVIPATMAAMASLEWLDLSSNAIVGRIPDNFTRMAGVRHASFRGNKLCGRIPQAAPFNRFPAAAYAHNLCLCGKPLPPCRKIS; encoded by the coding sequence TGCTCTGCTTCTCCtgctcgccaccgccgccctgctGTCCGGCGATGCGGCCGCCGGCACGGGCAGCGGCGACAAGCCGACCCCGCCATGCTCGCCCCCCGACCGTGCCGCGCTGCTCGGCTTCAAGGCCGGCATCACCGCCGACACGACGGGCATCCTCGCCACGTGGGCCGGCGACGACTGCTGCGGCGGCGGGTGGGAGGGCGTGGCCTGCGACGCCGCCACGGGGAGGGTCGTGTCGCTGCGCCTGGAGTCGCAGCGGGGTCGCCACATGGCGGGCGCCATCTCCCCTTCCCTCGGCGGCCTCGAGTTCCTCGAGTCCCTGGTGATCCGCGACATGGGGCGACTCGTCGGCGCCGTCCCGGACGCCCTCTCGCGGCTCACGCGCCTCCAGCAGCTCTACCTCGAGGGCAACGCGCTGGCCGGCGGGGTACCCGGGAAGGCGCTGTCCAAGATGACCTCCCTCCGATACCTCTCGCTCGCCGGCAACCGGCTGGAGGGCCCGctgccgccggagctcgggcgccTTCGCGGTCTCGAGCAGATCAACCTCGCCGGGAACCGCCTCACCGGCGGGATCCCGTCGAGCTACGGGAACCTGTCCAGCCTGGCGTACCTCGACCTGAGCGGCAACCTTCTGTCAGGCGTCGTCCCGGAATTTGTAGGGCAGCGGTTCAAGAGCCTGGCGCTGCTGGACTTGAGCAACAACAGCTTCTCCGGCGAGCTGCCGGCGTCGTTATACACCTTGCGTGACCTTGCCGACCTGTCGCTGAGCCACAACAAGATCGCCGGCAGGATTCCACCGCAGATCGGCAGCCTCCGGTCTCTGAACTCTCTCGCCCTCGATGACAACCTGCTCGCAGGCCCCATTCCGAAGTCACTGTTCGGCCTGCCGAAGCTGTGGCGCCTCGACCTGTCCAAGAACAAGCTCAACGGCGCTCTGCCCGACTTCGCGGGCGGCGGGAGCCTGAAGTGGCTCGACGTGTCGAGGAACGCCATCGGCGGCCAGATACCGAGCTCGATCTCGAAGCTGCATGGCCTGGAGAGGCTGGACATCTCCCGGAACAGAGTCGGGGGCGTCATCCCGGCAACCATGGCGGCCATGGCGAGCTTGGAGTGGCTGGACCTCTCCAGCAACGCCATCGTCGGGAGGATACCGGATAACTTCACGAGGATGGCGGGCGTCCGGCACGCGAGCTTCAGAGGGAACAAGCTGTGCGGGCGGATACCGCAGGCCGCGCCGTTCAACCGGTTCCCCGCGGCGGCGTACGCGCACAACCTGTGCCTGTGCGGCAAGCCGCTGCCGCCGTGCAGGAAGATTAGCTAG